In Halorussus limi, a genomic segment contains:
- a CDS encoding alkaline phosphatase family protein, translated as MTVVVLALDALDAGLVEHFNLDEFRLESSGPIETFAYSKDDPYTPEVWTTVATGVGPEEHGVTGAGTSEWGNPLLEFASKFTGRLSESTRGTLGRFIRNTTNQRETIGRTDRQTAFDRDNAVVRNWPGVTDGRDLQQAWDLMNAVAEGMSKQEFERKLLCLCAEQFGWAREILHHDVSLAGVHVHTLDAAGHAYADDPESLERVYRRVGAFVAELVTELSEEDELLLLSDHGMSVNFLDADADADPATHSWRAYASATTDEIPESVYDVPAWIDRHLSATDGDVDDIDMPTERLRELGYIE; from the coding sequence ATGACTGTCGTCGTTCTCGCTCTCGACGCGCTCGACGCTGGACTGGTCGAACACTTCAACCTCGATGAATTCCGCCTCGAATCGTCGGGACCCATCGAGACGTTCGCCTACTCGAAGGACGACCCGTACACTCCGGAGGTGTGGACCACCGTCGCCACCGGCGTCGGTCCCGAGGAACACGGCGTGACCGGAGCAGGGACGAGCGAGTGGGGGAACCCGTTGCTGGAGTTCGCCTCGAAGTTCACGGGCCGACTCTCCGAAAGTACGCGCGGAACGCTCGGTCGATTCATTCGGAACACGACCAACCAACGTGAGACCATCGGCCGGACCGACCGCCAGACCGCGTTTGACAGGGACAACGCGGTCGTCCGGAATTGGCCGGGTGTCACCGACGGGCGCGACCTCCAGCAGGCGTGGGACCTGATGAACGCGGTTGCAGAGGGGATGTCGAAGCAGGAGTTCGAGCGGAAACTCCTCTGTCTCTGCGCCGAGCAGTTCGGCTGGGCACGGGAGATACTCCACCACGACGTCTCACTCGCCGGGGTTCACGTCCACACGCTGGACGCAGCCGGACACGCCTACGCCGACGATCCCGAGTCGCTCGAGCGCGTCTATCGCCGTGTGGGTGCATTTGTGGCGGAGTTAGTCACGGAACTCAGCGAGGAAGACGAACTCCTCCTACTCAGCGACCACGGGATGTCCGTCAACTTCCTTGATGCCGACGCCGACGCCGATCCCGCGACTCACTCGTGGCGGGCGTACGCGAGCGCTACCACGGATGAAATCCCCGAAAGCGTCTACGACGTTCCTGCATGGATAGATCGTCACTTATCGGCGACCGACGGGGACGTTGACGACATCGACATGCCGACCGAACGACTCCGCGAACTCGGCTACATCGAGTAA
- a CDS encoding sulfatase-like hydrolase/transferase, whose amino-acid sequence MKTLLVTVDSLRYDHFRHMPETQSFLQTTHDRAFAPSTATIGSFPGIIGGEYPDGSGLGGTNVATRFDEYSVGVTTNHLLSERYGYAEGFDAFESPTGGGDTLKDKGAAFLTRGSVPYRVASWGFNRYQQLVSAFGDVEKSFRPADDVIERFRSEIDGRSEWFGWLHFMEPHHPYDPDTADLSRAQAQALTRKVLAGGGDEADRERVRELYRTEIKELDAALTTLWEIVPDDARVVFCADHGELLGEDGLWGHPGKMRPELLHVPFGTRNAPELGEVVSLVDVPSVLLGVEHGIGELDRDVAFATYGDRKAAMNAEHFSTGGATTTLDGAESVEDPALERELERFEPGRVVKEDALQEDLEDLGYA is encoded by the coding sequence ATGAAAACACTTCTGGTCACTGTCGACTCTCTTCGGTACGACCACTTCCGGCACATGCCGGAGACTCAATCGTTCCTCCAGACTACACACGACCGGGCGTTCGCTCCCAGTACGGCGACTATCGGGAGCTTTCCTGGAATCATCGGCGGTGAGTACCCGGACGGGTCCGGCCTTGGCGGGACGAACGTCGCAACCCGGTTCGACGAGTACAGTGTGGGCGTGACGACGAACCACCTCCTCTCGGAGCGATACGGGTACGCCGAGGGGTTCGATGCGTTCGAGTCTCCGACGGGCGGCGGCGATACGCTCAAAGACAAAGGGGCGGCATTTCTCACGCGTGGGTCCGTCCCGTACCGAGTCGCTTCGTGGGGCTTCAATCGTTATCAGCAACTGGTAAGCGCGTTCGGCGATGTCGAGAAGTCGTTCCGACCCGCCGACGACGTAATTGAGCGGTTCCGCTCGGAGATAGACGGCCGGAGCGAGTGGTTTGGCTGGCTCCACTTCATGGAACCCCACCATCCCTATGATCCCGACACGGCCGACTTGAGTCGGGCGCAAGCCCAAGCACTCACCCGCAAGGTCCTCGCGGGCGGCGGTGACGAGGCCGACAGGGAGCGAGTTCGCGAACTCTACAGAACCGAAATCAAAGAGTTAGACGCGGCGCTGACGACTCTTTGGGAGATCGTGCCTGACGACGCGCGAGTCGTGTTCTGTGCCGACCACGGTGAACTGCTCGGCGAAGACGGACTCTGGGGCCATCCCGGAAAGATGCGACCTGAACTGTTACACGTTCCCTTCGGGACGCGAAACGCGCCGGAACTGGGTGAGGTCGTCTCACTGGTCGACGTTCCTTCGGTGTTGTTGGGAGTCGAACACGGAATCGGCGAACTTGACAGGGATGTCGCGTTCGCCACCTACGGCGACCGGAAGGCGGCGATGAACGCCGAACACTTCTCGACCGGAGGAGCGACGACGACCCTCGACGGTGCGGAGTCGGTCGAAGACCCTGCTCTCGAACGAGAACTAGAGCGGTTCGAGCCCGGCCGGGTCGTCAAAGAAGACGCGCTTCAAGAGGACTTGGAGGACCTGGGATACGCATGA
- a CDS encoding sulfatase-like hydrolase/transferase yields MNVALVVLDTLRKDAFDRQFDWLPGVQYENAWSTSHWTVPAHASLFTGRYASEVGAYMGAESLDCERPVLAEQLREAGYTTRAFSGNVNISHQFGYDRGFEQFEGSWRLRALEETVFDWEEFIVDSRDMGPKRYLLGLWRCLTGDCDTIPSLKHGVQMKMRDWGYGHETRDDGATAALDMIRNAEFGDREFLFVNLMEAHSPYDPPEEYQTVEPPEIKGLQASFADTDVDPERVRQAYRDSVSYLSDMYRKMFAELREDFDVIVTVSDHGELLGEYGAWEHVWGIPPELTHVPLSIYARDGVTDAENLTAGTREQSVSLLDVHRTILSLAGIDADDSRGRDLLEPVEDGEFLTEYHGLSDRYFQVLENNDITDYEHLNDELNGLVYGEYYGYEDFDGFSEIGDSPFKDPEVHLAERIAELDKRRVAEDDELDDAVMEQLEDLGYA; encoded by the coding sequence ATGAACGTCGCGCTGGTAGTCCTCGACACATTACGGAAAGACGCCTTCGACAGGCAGTTCGATTGGCTCCCAGGTGTTCAATACGAGAACGCTTGGTCGACTAGCCACTGGACGGTTCCCGCCCACGCATCCCTGTTCACCGGCCGCTACGCCAGCGAAGTCGGCGCATACATGGGTGCCGAGAGCCTCGACTGTGAGCGACCAGTGCTGGCCGAGCAACTCCGCGAGGCAGGATACACTACGCGAGCCTTCAGCGGCAACGTAAACATCTCCCATCAGTTCGGGTACGATCGCGGGTTCGAGCAGTTCGAGGGAAGCTGGCGGCTCCGAGCGCTCGAAGAGACCGTCTTCGATTGGGAGGAGTTCATCGTCGATTCCCGAGATATGGGCCCGAAACGGTATCTACTCGGTCTCTGGCGATGCCTCACCGGCGACTGTGACACCATTCCCTCGCTCAAGCACGGCGTCCAGATGAAGATGCGGGATTGGGGGTACGGACACGAGACCAGAGACGACGGCGCGACCGCCGCGCTCGATATGATTCGGAACGCCGAATTCGGCGACCGGGAGTTCCTGTTCGTGAATCTGATGGAGGCCCACTCACCGTATGATCCTCCGGAGGAGTATCAAACCGTCGAGCCGCCCGAAATCAAGGGATTACAGGCGTCCTTCGCGGACACGGACGTCGACCCCGAGCGAGTCAGGCAGGCCTACCGCGACAGCGTAAGTTACCTTTCCGACATGTACCGGAAGATGTTCGCGGAACTCCGTGAGGACTTCGACGTGATAGTCACCGTGTCGGACCACGGTGAACTCCTCGGCGAGTACGGTGCGTGGGAACACGTCTGGGGTATCCCGCCCGAACTCACGCACGTCCCACTGTCGATCTACGCCCGGGACGGCGTCACCGACGCCGAGAATCTCACCGCCGGCACCCGAGAACAGTCGGTGAGTCTGCTCGACGTTCACCGGACGATTCTCTCGCTCGCTGGAATCGACGCCGACGATTCGCGGGGTAGGGACCTCCTGGAACCCGTCGAAGACGGCGAGTTCCTCACTGAGTATCACGGCCTCTCGGACCGCTACTTCCAGGTACTGGAGAACAACGACATCACCGATTACGAACACCTCAACGACGAACTCAACGGCCTCGTCTACGGTGAGTACTACGGGTACGAGGATTTCGACGGGTTCTCAGAGATCGGCGATTCTCCCTTCAAGGACCCGGAAGTTCACCTCGCTGAGCGAATTGCTGAACTCGACAAACGGCGTGTCGCAGAGGACGACGAACTTGACGACGCCGTGATGGAACAGTTAGAAGACTTGGGATACGCTTGA